TGTCGACAAAGATACAAAGTGATTCATCTGTTTTTGTGGTCGAGGATGAACCCTCTGTGAAGGCTCCGCCCACTCTCGAGACCCGCCTCAACCCGAAATACACCTTCGAGACCTTCGTCATCGGTGCCTCTAACCGTTTCCCCCACGCCGCCGCGGTCGCGGTCGCGGAGACGCCGGGCAAGTCCTACAACCCGCTGCTCATCTATGGAGACTCCGGGCTCGGCAAGACCCACCTTCTCCACGCGATCGGCCATTACGTACGCAGCCTCTACACCGGGGCGAAGGTGCGCTACGTGTCCTCGGAGGAATTCACCAACGAGTTCATCAACGCGATCCGTGACGACCGACTCGACCGCTTCAAGAGGCGCTACCGCGAAGTCGACGTACTCCTGATCGACGACATCCAGTTCTTGGAAGGCAAGACCCAGACGCAGGAGGAGTTCTTCCACACGTTCAACGCGTTGCACAACGCCAACAAGCAGATCGTGTTGACCTCCGATCGCGCCCCCAAGCGACTTGAGGCACTCGAGGATCGACTCCGCAACCGGTTCGAGTGGGGACTGATCACCGATGTGCAACCGCCCGACCTGGAGACCCGGATCGCGATCTTGCGCAAGAAGGCCGCGATCGAGCGGATGTCGGCGCCGGCCGACGTGCTGGAGTTCATCGCCAGCAAGATCCAGACCAACATCCGTGAACTCGAAGGTGCTCTGATCCGGGTCACGGCGTTCGCCAGCCTCAATCGCCAGGAGGTCGACATCACGCTCGCCGAGATCGTCCTCAAGGACCTGATCCCCGAGGGCGGTGAGCCCGAGATCACCGCGGGGCTGATCGTGGCGCAGACCGCGGCGTACTTCGGGATCTCGCTGGACGACCTCACCGGCCCGTCGCGTGGTCGCCACCTGGTGCTCGCACGACAGATCGCGATGTACCTGTGCCGTGAGCTCACCCCGATGTCACTGCCACAGATCGGCGAGGAGTTCCACCGCGATCACACGACGGTGATGTACGCCAACAACAAGATCAAGGACCTGCTCGCCGAACGTCGCGCAGTGTTCAACCAGGTCAGCGAACTCACCAACCGGATCAAGATGCATGCGCGCCAGTCCTGAGCCCGTTCGAGCTTGACCTCGCGAGCCGCACGACATGTGGAAAACGTGTGATGCGCCGGCCGAATTCCTCAACAGCACGTGTGCATGAAGGACGTACGACTGTCGACGACGCGCCACCTTCCACAGTCAGGACGCCGAGTGCCACCGGCTCGTACACACCCGTTGTGGATGACAATCTGCCCGCTGACCTGCAGCTTCGAGGGTTCTCCACATATCCACCGGATGCTATGACTCCCACTCACCTACCAATTCGACCGGTCCCTGTGAAAGTTCTCCCGCTCTCCGGCCTGGGGAGAACTCGCCCTGACGGGGTCACACCCGCCCAGGACGTGGCAGGATGCACACTCCGTACTCGTGGCCGTGCTCTGTGGCTGTCACTCGTGGAAGAGACCCAATCGTGAAGTTCACCGTCGAACGCGACGTCTTCGCCGACGCCGTCGCCTGGGCTGCGCGCAGCCTGCCCGTACGCCCCAGCGCCCCCGTCCTCGCAGGACTGCTGATCGAGGCGGGAGCCGACGGCCTGGTGCTGTCGACCTTCGACTACGAGACCTCCGCGCAGGCGAGCGTACGAGCCGACGTCTCCGACGAGGGCCGCGCGCTGGTCAGCGGGCGCCTGCTCGCCGACATCTGTCGCAGCCTGCCCGCCAAGCCGGTAACGCTCAGTCGCGAAGAGTCGCGCGTCGTACTCACATGTGGGGCCTCGCGTTTCAGTCTGCAGACGATGCCCGTCGAGGACTACCCCACACTGCCCGACATGCCGTCGGCCTCGGGTTCGGTGCGCAGTGACGAGTTCGCGCACGCCGTCGCCCAGGCCGTCACGGCTGCAGGTCGCGACGACATGCTTCCGGTGCTGACCGGCGTACGCATCGAGATCGAGGGCGACACGATCAGCCTGCTCGCCACCGATCGCTTCCGGCTGTCCCACCGCGAGCTGACCTGGATCCCGCGTACGCCCGACGAATCCCTGGCCGCGCTCGTGCCCGCCAAGGTGCTCGGTGACACCGCAAAGTCGATGACCTCGGGCGAAGAGGTCACCATCGCGTTGTCGCACGGTGGCAGCGGCGAAGGGCTGATCGGATTCGAGGGTCAGGGCGCAGGAGGCTCTCGGCGTACGACCACTCGGTTGATCGACGGCGAGTTCCCCAAGGTCCGCAACCTCTTCCCGGCCGAACACCTCACGGTAGCCAAGGTCGACAAGACCAC
The DNA window shown above is from Nocardioides sp. and carries:
- the dnaA gene encoding chromosomal replication initiator protein DnaA — protein: MRAAWSGLIDDLLPNQRAWLRNSETLTLHGSTALIAVPNDFTRGQLEGRLRAQLEDTLSDAFDREIRIAVTVNPELDQPEPPAIDTSIDRFEATPGDMSTKIQSDSSVFVVEDEPSVKAPPTLETRLNPKYTFETFVIGASNRFPHAAAVAVAETPGKSYNPLLIYGDSGLGKTHLLHAIGHYVRSLYTGAKVRYVSSEEFTNEFINAIRDDRLDRFKRRYREVDVLLIDDIQFLEGKTQTQEEFFHTFNALHNANKQIVLTSDRAPKRLEALEDRLRNRFEWGLITDVQPPDLETRIAILRKKAAIERMSAPADVLEFIASKIQTNIRELEGALIRVTAFASLNRQEVDITLAEIVLKDLIPEGGEPEITAGLIVAQTAAYFGISLDDLTGPSRGRHLVLARQIAMYLCRELTPMSLPQIGEEFHRDHTTVMYANNKIKDLLAERRAVFNQVSELTNRIKMHARQS
- the dnaN gene encoding DNA polymerase III subunit beta yields the protein MKFTVERDVFADAVAWAARSLPVRPSAPVLAGLLIEAGADGLVLSTFDYETSAQASVRADVSDEGRALVSGRLLADICRSLPAKPVTLSREESRVVLTCGASRFSLQTMPVEDYPTLPDMPSASGSVRSDEFAHAVAQAVTAAGRDDMLPVLTGVRIEIEGDTISLLATDRFRLSHRELTWIPRTPDESLAALVPAKVLGDTAKSMTSGEEVTIALSHGGSGEGLIGFEGQGAGGSRRTTTRLIDGEFPKVRNLFPAEHLTVAKVDKTTLIEAVKRVALVAERNTAVQLAFEDSSLTLDAGSGDEAKASEAIEAELNGEAITTGFNPQFLLDGLGAIDQSVVELAFTQSSKPVVISGSTGDSGDDAAFRYLLMPRRLLS